In Leishmania panamensis strain MHOM/PA/94/PSC-1 chromosome 6 sequence, the following proteins share a genomic window:
- the DHFR-TS gene encoding dihydrofolate reductase-thymidylate synthase (TriTrypDB/GeneDB-style sysID: LpmP.06.0820): MSRAAARFKIPMSVTKDCFAFPSLRCFSIIVAVDEQHGIGDGKTIPWQVPEDMAFFKDQTTLLRNKKPPTEKKRNAVVMGRQTWESVPLKYRPLKGRLNVVLSSKATVDELLAPLPEGKRAAAAQDLVVVNGGLAEALHLLARPPHCSSIETAYCVGGAQVYSDAMTAPCVEKLQEVYLTRIYATAPECTRFYPFPPTNAAAAAWDLAWTQGRQRSETGGVEYEIRKYVPHNHEERQYLELIDRIMKTGIVKEDRTGVGILSLFGAQMRFSLRDNRLPLLTTKRVFWRGVCEELLWFLRGETNAQLLADKDIHIWDGNGSREFLDSRGLTANKEMDLGPVYGFQWRHFGAQYKGFEANYDGEGVDQIKSIVETIKVNPNDRRLLLTAWNPCALHEMALPPCHLLAQFYVNTDAKELSCMLYQRSCDMGLGVPFNIASYALLTILMAKATGLRPGELVHTLGDAHVYRNHIDALKVQLERTPNAFPTLVFKREREFLEDYELSDMEVIDYAPYPPIKMEMAV; this comes from the coding sequence ATGTCCAGGGCAGCTGCGAGGTTTAAGATCCCGATGTCGGTGACGAAGGACTGCTttgccttcccctcccttcgctgcttctccatcaTTGTCGCCGTTGATGAGCAGCACGGCATCGGCGACGGAAAGACAATCCCGTGGCAGGTGCCGGAGGACATGGCGTTCTTCAAAGACCAAACCACGCTGCTACGCAACAAGAAACCGccgacagagaagaagcgcaacgCCGTCGTGATGGGCCGCCAGACGTGGGAAAGCGTTCCGCTCAAGTACCGGCCACTCAAGGGTCGGCTGAACGTGGTGCTTTCCTCGAAGGCCACCGTGGACGAGCTTCTGGCGCCACTGCCGGAGGGAAAGcgggccgcagcggcgcaggatctggtggtggtgaacgGCGGACTCGCCGAGGCGCTCCATCTCCTCGCACGGCCGCCGCACTGCAGCTCCATTGAAACAGCGTACTGCGTCGGTGGCGCGCAGGTTTACTCCGACGCCATGACGGCGCCGTGCGTTgagaagctgcaggaagTGTACCTGACCCGCATCTACGCGACGGCGCCGGAGTGTACGCGCTTCTACCCGTTCCCGCCCAcgaacgccgccgccgccgcgtggGACCTGGCATGGACTCAGGGACGCCAGCGGAGCGAGACTGGCGGTGTCGAGTACGAGATCCGAAAATACGTGCCACACAACCACGAGGAGCGGCAGTACCTCGAACTGATTGACCGCATCATGAAGACTGGTATTGTGAAGGAGGACCGCACCGGAGTGGGCATTCTCAGCCTCTTCGGCGCGCAGATGCGCTTCTCCTTGCGAGACAACCGCCTGCCGCTGTTGACAACGAAGCGCGTTTTCTGGCGCGGCGTGtgcgaggagctgctgtggTTCCTGCGCGGCGAAACAAACGCCCAGTTGCTGGCGGACAAGGACATTCACATCTGGGATGGTAACGGCTCGCGCGAGTTTCTCGACAGCCGCGGCTTGACGGCGAATAAGGAGATGGATCTCGGTCCTGTCTACGGATTCCAGTGGCGCCACTTCGGAGCACAGTACAAGGGGTTTGAGGCGAATTACGATGGCGAAGGGGTGGACCAGATCAAATCCATCGTGGAGACCATCAAGGTGAACCCAAacgaccgccgcctcctgtTAACTGCCTGGAACCCATGCGCGCTGCACgagatggcgctgccgccctgtCACTTGCTTGCTCAGTTCTACGTGAACACGGACGCGAAGGAGCTGTCCTGCATGCTGTACCAGCGCTCGTGCGACATGGGGCTCGGCGTCCCCTTCAACATCGCCTCCTACGCGCTGCTCACCATCCTTATGGCAAAAGCCACGGGTCTGCGGCCTGGGGAACTCGTGCACACGCTCGGCGACGCCCATGTCTACCGCAACCACATCGATGCTCTGAAAGTGCAGCTCGAGCGAACCCCGAACGCCTTCCCGACCCTCGTGTTCAAGAGGGAACGGGAGTTCCTGGAGGACTACGAGTTGTCAGACATGGAGGTGATCGACTACGCGCCATACCCGCCTATTAAGATGGAGATGGCCGTATAG